A portion of the Paucilactobacillus hokkaidonensis JCM 18461 genome contains these proteins:
- a CDS encoding ATP-grasp domain-containing protein has protein sequence MKTINVLVYPADTEIGLEINNALKYVKFIHLVGVSPTERHGKYVFTDFVSHFTADNESTLVDHFNELIKAREIDMLFPASDDFALFFATHETELNAQVIGSDQFTNEIARSKRRTSEFFADDGILPAYYPTPDQVDQYPVFVKPVVGAGSQGIAVITNAAEMDHKLADGKDYLITEYLPGQEYTVDCFTDRFGKLCFSGFRERKRVKNGISVNTANLDLPPAVASIASLLNQKLNFRGVWFFQVKKNQTGEYRLMEFATRVAGTMCLYRNLGTNLPLLSIYDRLNYPIQIQENQYHIEVDRALSNKYQLSIEYQTLVIDFDDTITLKNKINPLTMYLLYQVQNQHIPIVLITRHQYDLDKTLQRLNIDPHLFTTIHHLTDRSPKSTIVAQYSQPIFIDDSFIERDNVLQEIGCPVFDVTAIEGLINWQA, from the coding sequence ATGAAGACCATTAACGTTCTAGTTTACCCCGCCGATACTGAAATCGGTCTTGAAATTAATAACGCCTTAAAATATGTAAAATTCATTCATTTAGTCGGTGTCTCACCAACAGAGCGACATGGTAAATATGTTTTTACTGACTTTGTGAGCCACTTTACTGCTGATAACGAGAGTACACTTGTCGATCATTTTAATGAACTGATCAAAGCCAGAGAAATTGACATGTTATTCCCCGCTTCAGATGATTTTGCCCTCTTTTTTGCCACTCACGAGACTGAACTTAACGCTCAAGTAATTGGTAGCGATCAATTCACCAATGAAATTGCTCGTTCCAAACGACGCACCAGTGAATTCTTTGCAGATGACGGCATTTTGCCAGCCTACTATCCAACGCCAGACCAAGTAGATCAATATCCAGTGTTTGTTAAACCAGTTGTGGGAGCAGGATCACAAGGAATCGCCGTCATTACCAATGCTGCTGAAATGGATCATAAATTAGCCGATGGTAAAGACTACCTGATCACTGAATATCTTCCAGGGCAAGAATATACAGTAGACTGTTTCACAGATCGCTTTGGCAAACTATGCTTTAGCGGCTTTCGTGAACGTAAACGTGTTAAAAATGGAATCAGTGTTAATACGGCCAACCTGGACCTGCCTCCTGCAGTAGCCTCAATCGCATCCTTACTCAATCAAAAATTAAATTTTCGCGGCGTGTGGTTTTTCCAAGTTAAGAAAAATCAGACAGGCGAATATCGATTAATGGAGTTTGCGACACGGGTTGCCGGCACAATGTGTCTCTACCGTAATTTAGGAACTAATCTACCATTATTGAGTATTTATGATCGGCTGAACTATCCAATCCAAATCCAAGAAAATCAATATCACATTGAAGTTGACCGGGCACTATCCAACAAATATCAACTCAGTATTGAATATCAAACACTTGTTATTGATTTCGACGATACGATTACTCTAAAAAACAAGATCAATCCACTAACAATGTACCTGCTATACCAGGTTCAAAATCAACACATCCCCATCGTGTTAATCACAAGACATCAATATGATCTGGACAAAACACTGCAACGCCTAAACATTGATCCGCACCTATTCACCACGATTCACCATTTAACAGATCGATCGCCTAAAAGCACCATTGTAGCTCAGTACTCACAGCCAATTTTCATCGATGATTCATTTATTGAACGTGATAATGTCTTGCAAGAAATTGGTTGCCCAGTATTTGACGTTACCGCAATTGAAGGCTTAATTAACTGGCAAGCGTAA
- a CDS encoding glycosyltransferase family 4 protein: MKILYVTTVSSTVNAFLIPHIEQLVKDGHQVDIACASNQPLDPQLEKLACKWNAIDFSRSTLSTNHLRSYQQMRHLFKQEHYDVVHTHTPIASFIVRLASRHLPIKVIYTAHGFHFHSAASRKNQILFHSLEWLAAQWTDLLITINNEDHQNALKLPVRGQVGFTHGIGFRPELAKLPPDFDRQQWRQRYHLNEQDTVLVFAAELSKRKNQAQLIEALPHLDVNVKLLLLGDGPMKQQYETLAKQLNVAQRVIFAGYQSQITPFLALADIAVSSSKQEGLPVNIMEALAFNLPVIASNIRGHQDLIKPEINGFLYKTNDQLVEQINLLSNQPTPFKDADIQELLAQFSLEHVKQELAQLYRQVGITTEP; the protein is encoded by the coding sequence ATGAAAATTCTCTATGTTACCACTGTTTCAAGTACGGTCAATGCGTTTCTTATCCCTCATATTGAGCAGTTGGTTAAGGATGGCCATCAAGTAGACATTGCTTGTGCCAGCAACCAACCACTTGATCCACAACTTGAAAAACTGGCTTGCAAATGGAACGCGATTGACTTTAGTCGTTCAACTTTATCAACTAATCATCTGCGTAGTTATCAACAGATGCGACATTTATTCAAACAAGAACATTATGATGTCGTGCATACCCATACACCAATTGCTTCATTTATAGTCAGACTGGCTAGCCGCCATCTTCCAATTAAGGTCATTTATACCGCCCATGGATTTCACTTTCACAGTGCTGCCAGCCGCAAAAATCAAATCCTATTTCATTCATTAGAGTGGTTAGCGGCACAATGGACTGATCTACTAATTACGATTAATAATGAAGATCATCAAAATGCATTGAAATTACCAGTTCGCGGTCAAGTCGGCTTCACTCATGGGATTGGCTTTAGACCAGAACTGGCTAAACTACCGCCAGATTTTGATCGACAACAATGGCGCCAACGATATCACCTTAACGAACAAGACACGGTGTTGGTGTTTGCCGCCGAACTGAGCAAACGTAAAAACCAGGCTCAACTAATTGAAGCTCTACCCCACCTGGATGTAAACGTTAAACTGCTATTACTAGGTGACGGACCAATGAAACAACAATACGAAACATTGGCTAAGCAATTAAATGTCGCACAACGAGTTATTTTCGCCGGTTATCAGTCCCAAATTACACCATTTTTGGCGCTAGCAGACATTGCAGTCTCCTCATCCAAACAAGAGGGACTGCCAGTTAATATCATGGAAGCTCTAGCATTCAATCTTCCGGTAATTGCTAGTAATATCCGGGGGCATCAAGACCTGATTAAACCAGAAATTAACGGCTTTTTATACAAGACCAATGATCAACTAGTTGAACAAATCAATCTTCTAAGTAATCAACCAACACCATTCAAAGATGCTGACATTCAAGAATTATTAGCTCAATTTTCACTTGAACATGTGAAACAAGAATTAGCCCAATTATACCGTCAAGTCGGGATTACAACCGAACCGTAG
- a CDS encoding polysaccharide biosynthesis protein — protein MTRTTKGLLLRLSDLGSIVMANIIALLFVTDYHAFPSSAYLISALLGMVTYFLLATYMKVYQQVVRYIGLRAFINLLLCCSGAFISKIAILTVFDEPFSLRFLGLVYLFATFFIISSRVLWHVLHSQQFSFRSNTLADCDRTLIIGTGKQVDLLLTQLATSKEKHTVMGLVDSGTNRSKITIQDISVVGDLTEINTLLTSLKVKRLIIAANLTTEKITELVQLAKQQKIELLQMPSLEEILQSPNRSVTLREITISDLLERDELKLDITRMKKQIKGQTVLVSGAGGSIGSEIVRQLVQFEPEKLLLLGHGENSIYQIKQELASVTSIPLIPIIADIQDQPTVNQILQKYRPSIVYHAAAHKHVPLMEDNPHAAIKNNVLGTRNIAHAADSAGVSTFVMISSDKAVNPPNVMGATKRLAELIVTNLNHHSQTNFAVVRFGNVLGSRGSVVPLFKRQIAQGGPITLTDFRMTRYFMTIPEASQLVIQAGALCHGGELFILDMGKPVKIYDLAKKMVALSGLRENQIKINEVGMRPGEKLYEELLISGETANQQIHDKIFLGQVMQVEEQQIVSFVKDLLQTTPKSVKQEIVGFACKYNGAAKAEKVV, from the coding sequence ATGACACGGACAACTAAAGGACTACTGCTTAGGCTAAGCGATTTAGGATCTATCGTGATGGCGAACATCATTGCACTTTTATTTGTAACAGACTATCACGCTTTTCCAAGCAGTGCCTATCTGATTAGTGCGTTGCTCGGAATGGTTACTTACTTTCTCCTTGCCACCTATATGAAAGTATACCAACAAGTTGTTCGCTATATTGGCTTGCGAGCCTTTATCAATTTATTACTATGTTGTTCAGGAGCTTTCATAAGTAAAATTGCCATTTTAACAGTTTTTGATGAACCATTTAGCTTACGTTTTTTAGGCCTAGTTTATCTTTTCGCTACCTTCTTCATTATCAGTAGTCGAGTGTTGTGGCACGTTCTTCATAGCCAGCAATTCTCCTTTCGGTCAAACACATTGGCCGATTGCGATCGGACACTGATTATTGGTACAGGTAAGCAAGTCGATTTATTGCTCACCCAATTAGCAACTAGTAAAGAAAAACACACAGTAATGGGCTTAGTCGATTCCGGCACTAATCGTTCTAAAATTACAATCCAAGATATCAGTGTCGTTGGTGATTTAACAGAAATTAACACTTTACTAACTTCATTAAAAGTAAAACGATTGATTATTGCTGCTAATTTGACCACCGAAAAAATTACAGAATTAGTCCAGTTAGCTAAACAACAAAAAATTGAATTATTACAAATGCCAAGCCTAGAAGAAATATTACAATCGCCTAATCGTTCTGTAACCCTGCGTGAAATTACAATCTCAGATTTACTGGAACGGGATGAATTAAAGCTTGATATTACCCGGATGAAAAAACAAATCAAAGGTCAAACTGTCCTGGTTTCCGGTGCTGGTGGTTCGATTGGTTCCGAAATTGTACGTCAACTAGTGCAATTTGAACCAGAAAAATTATTACTCCTTGGACACGGCGAAAATTCAATTTACCAGATTAAGCAGGAGCTTGCATCAGTAACTTCAATTCCATTAATCCCAATCATTGCCGATATTCAGGATCAACCAACGGTCAATCAAATCTTGCAAAAGTATCGACCATCCATTGTGTATCACGCCGCCGCTCATAAACACGTACCGCTGATGGAAGATAATCCACATGCAGCCATTAAAAATAATGTTCTCGGAACACGCAATATAGCTCACGCAGCTGATAGTGCCGGTGTCTCAACGTTTGTCATGATTTCATCAGACAAGGCCGTTAATCCACCTAACGTGATGGGAGCAACCAAGCGACTTGCCGAATTAATTGTGACCAACCTTAACCACCATAGTCAGACTAACTTCGCCGTTGTCAGATTTGGCAATGTGCTGGGAAGTCGTGGAAGTGTGGTACCGCTATTTAAACGCCAAATTGCTCAGGGTGGACCGATTACCCTCACTGATTTTCGAATGACCCGTTACTTTATGACGATTCCAGAAGCCAGCCAACTAGTCATTCAAGCTGGTGCACTATGTCATGGTGGTGAACTATTCATCCTTGATATGGGAAAACCAGTTAAAATTTATGACCTTGCTAAAAAAATGGTTGCCCTTTCCGGCCTGCGTGAAAATCAAATTAAAATTAATGAGGTTGGTATGCGGCCGGGAGAAAAATTATACGAAGAATTACTGATTAGTGGTGAAACCGCAAACCAACAGATTCACGATAAAATATTTCTCGGTCAGGTGATGCAGGTCGAAGAACAACAAATTGTTTCCTTCGTTAAAGACCTACTTCAAACGACCCCTAAATCTGTGAAACAAGAAATCGTTGGCTTTGCCTGCAAATATAACGGTGCAGCTAAGGCCGAAAAGGTGGTGTAA
- a CDS encoding glycosyltransferase family 2 protein, with protein MKISVIMGTHNGEATIKTAVQSIQNQTEPDWEFIICDDCSTDNTWSILQSIAALDSRIKLLQNSQQGGLSLSLNKCLAQAQAPLIARMDDDDVSQPHRFEAQIQALDKNPEIALTGCNAHLFSEPGHYQGFRKCPERPTAQQIFNGKNFIHPTILIRRQILLNVGGYNIAPYALRCEDFDLWCKLYAHGYRGINVQQPLLDYHESPRNIQHRNAQQHRNVHQVMKVWRKDLPLTTTGRIYSLIPLIKSWLPQSILNLRYRKLLVSQKEEESDD; from the coding sequence ATGAAAATTTCAGTAATCATGGGAACTCATAATGGTGAAGCAACGATAAAAACAGCCGTTCAATCAATTCAAAATCAAACAGAACCTGATTGGGAGTTTATCATCTGTGATGACTGTTCCACCGATAACACCTGGTCAATCTTGCAGTCCATCGCAGCCTTGGATTCACGAATTAAACTACTGCAAAACTCACAACAAGGTGGTTTGTCACTGAGTTTAAATAAGTGTCTTGCTCAAGCACAAGCCCCATTAATCGCCCGAATGGATGATGATGACGTGTCCCAACCGCATCGGTTTGAGGCCCAAATCCAAGCATTAGATAAAAATCCAGAGATTGCATTAACAGGCTGTAATGCCCATCTGTTCAGTGAACCTGGCCATTACCAAGGATTTCGAAAATGTCCAGAACGTCCCACTGCCCAACAAATTTTTAACGGGAAAAATTTTATTCATCCAACTATTTTAATCCGCCGCCAAATATTACTCAATGTTGGTGGATATAATATTGCTCCGTATGCACTACGATGTGAAGATTTTGATCTGTGGTGTAAACTATATGCGCATGGTTACAGGGGAATTAATGTACAACAGCCGCTCCTTGATTACCACGAAAGCCCCCGCAATATACAGCACAGAAACGCCCAACAGCATCGCAATGTTCATCAGGTAATGAAGGTTTGGCGTAAAGATTTACCATTAACAACTACAGGGCGAATCTATTCTCTGATACCACTGATTAAATCCTGGCTGCCCCAATCGATTCTAAATCTACGCTATCGCAAACTACTGGTTTCACAAAAAGAGGAGGAGTCCGATGACTGA
- a CDS encoding lipopolysaccharide biosynthesis protein, translating to MKNRFRQTMLNSGISVGAQFSSLVLKFATQTIFIQILGAQFLGTQSFFINLMLFLSCFEFGISSAFVYALYEPLAHEQTKQIAALINLFRYIYHRICVLSAVIGLAFMFGISIFHYDTELISHWQGAYLLILANYLLFFLNEDKHQLLIADQLGYISVINQCVILIVQTVLQVACLVWWPNYLAFLTIQLVCTLGGNLAVSWQIRHRYPYLRQKENRSVAVAPATLVKLKHNLKGLVSSKLSVIITTSKDGLLIGLLVSVHAGGLFANYTLIVSGITLMLTQAISSVTASVGNLTATTNQKNVKTVDKVLKTHYFVNFGCTTIAAACLMGLLNPFITLWIGTSYVLPKTTVILIVLIFACNQMRQTSLVFITAYGLFFHLGIKAAVEVIVSVGVSILLVTQAHMGINGILLGTLTSQLSINLWWEPFIVYRAGLHLSSRSYWWRTLSYWTSILLILGAIIYLPEHILANTWINLGVLLLSLLIASCAWLYIGHHRKTEFRETQNLLKNLQYLISNAVQNR from the coding sequence ATGAAAAATCGCTTTCGGCAAACTATGTTAAATTCTGGAATTTCCGTGGGAGCCCAATTTAGTAGCCTCGTACTAAAATTTGCTACTCAAACTATTTTCATCCAGATCTTAGGTGCTCAATTTCTAGGAACCCAGAGTTTTTTCATCAACCTAATGCTATTCTTATCATGCTTTGAGTTTGGAATCAGCAGTGCATTTGTCTACGCACTCTATGAACCCTTAGCTCATGAACAAACTAAACAGATTGCCGCACTAATCAATCTATTTCGGTATATTTACCATCGGATCTGCGTATTGAGTGCCGTTATCGGATTAGCATTTATGTTTGGTATCAGCATTTTTCATTATGATACTGAATTAATTTCACACTGGCAGGGTGCCTACCTACTAATATTAGCAAACTATCTGCTATTTTTTCTTAATGAGGATAAGCATCAATTACTAATTGCAGATCAGCTAGGCTACATTAGTGTCATCAATCAATGTGTTATTTTGATCGTTCAAACAGTACTGCAGGTTGCTTGCCTGGTATGGTGGCCCAACTACCTGGCCTTCTTAACTATTCAATTGGTTTGTACACTGGGTGGTAACTTAGCCGTTTCTTGGCAAATTCGTCACCGGTATCCATACCTGCGTCAAAAAGAAAATCGGTCAGTTGCAGTCGCCCCAGCAACTTTAGTTAAGTTAAAGCATAACTTAAAGGGCCTGGTCAGTAGCAAGTTGAGTGTTATTATTACCACTTCTAAAGATGGATTATTGATTGGACTGTTAGTCAGTGTGCATGCAGGGGGGCTGTTTGCTAACTACACGTTGATTGTCTCCGGCATTACCTTAATGCTAACCCAAGCCATTAGTTCAGTGACCGCTAGTGTGGGTAATCTGACCGCTACCACCAATCAAAAAAACGTTAAAACAGTTGATAAAGTACTAAAAACGCATTATTTTGTTAACTTTGGCTGTACTACTATTGCAGCCGCCTGCCTAATGGGACTGCTCAACCCATTTATCACACTGTGGATTGGGACTTCCTACGTATTGCCTAAAACAACGGTGATCCTGATTGTATTAATCTTTGCCTGTAATCAAATGCGCCAAACGTCACTAGTTTTCATTACCGCTTATGGACTTTTTTTCCATCTCGGAATTAAAGCAGCCGTCGAGGTCATTGTTAGTGTCGGGGTATCAATTCTACTAGTAACCCAGGCCCACATGGGAATTAACGGCATTTTGCTTGGAACCTTAACAAGTCAACTCAGTATTAACCTCTGGTGGGAACCATTTATTGTTTATCGGGCAGGATTACACTTATCGAGTAGATCTTACTGGTGGCGCACGCTCAGTTATTGGACATCTATTTTACTAATTTTGGGTGCCATCATCTACTTACCGGAACACATTCTTGCGAATACATGGATCAATCTAGGCGTACTGCTGCTGTCATTACTAATTGCAAGCTGCGCATGGCTTTATATTGGTCACCATCGTAAAACTGAATTTCGTGAAACCCAAAACTTACTGAAAAATTTGCAGTACTTGATTTCTAATGCCGTCCAAAATCGATAA
- a CDS encoding sugar transferase — MYAKYIKRLCDIVVASLILIIGAPLWLLISLLVFTLIGRPIIFKQARIGLHHQPFTLIKFRTMTNQRDDHGELLSDDQRLTKFGKLLRKTSLDEIPQLINVVTGKMSLIGPRPLLPEYLPRYTNEQLQRHGVRPGITGLAQVSGRNAIDWQSKFKYDIQYAHHVTFITDIKIIIGTIKTILQTSDVSADDHATMPIFKGVDSTDEDH, encoded by the coding sequence ATGTATGCTAAATATATCAAACGCTTATGTGACATCGTAGTTGCTAGCCTCATTTTAATTATTGGCGCCCCATTATGGTTACTAATTTCACTACTCGTATTCACATTGATTGGCCGACCAATCATTTTCAAGCAAGCCCGGATCGGCCTTCATCACCAACCTTTTACTCTCATTAAGTTTCGGACAATGACTAACCAACGTGACGACCACGGAGAACTTCTTAGCGACGATCAACGGCTAACTAAATTCGGTAAACTGTTGCGTAAAACCAGTCTTGATGAGATCCCACAATTGATTAACGTGGTAACTGGTAAGATGAGCCTCATTGGCCCACGGCCGCTACTACCAGAGTATTTACCGCGCTACACTAATGAACAGTTACAACGTCACGGTGTGCGCCCTGGTATCACCGGCTTAGCTCAAGTTAGCGGGCGCAATGCCATTGATTGGCAGTCTAAATTCAAATATGACATTCAATATGCCCATCACGTAACTTTCATAACTGACATCAAAATTATTATTGGCACAATTAAAACCATCTTGCAAACTAGCGATGTCAGCGCTGACGATCATGCCACCATGCCAATATTCAAAGGAGTTGATTCAACCGATGAAGACCATTAA
- a CDS encoding aminotransferase class I/II-fold pyridoxal phosphate-dependent enzyme has translation MVEQILLSPPHMSGTEQKYINEAFETNWITTLGSNVTAFEKDLADYDQIKYALTTNSGTAALHLALLALGVQSGDQVFCQSFTFIASANPVNYIGAQLTFIDSEPESWNMSPQALDRALHDAQKKQQLPKAIIVVHLFGQSADMEALINVADSYDVPIIEDAAESLGAQYHGQPSGTYGEIGFHSFNGNKMITTGGGGCMVTDNEEYHERALHLATQAKEARNYYYHTQQGYNYRMSNIAAGIGRGQLQMLDHYVDRCCNIFTTYQTALSRIPGIAFQPELPNSRGTRWLTTLTLRDQDPWVIMKHLQHYKIESRALWKPLHQQPLFKGVPFYAHHTNQDVSGDLFTHGLCLPSGSSMTTNQQQRVIDVLNQCLR, from the coding sequence ATGGTTGAACAAATTTTACTATCCCCACCACATATGTCCGGAACAGAACAAAAATATATTAATGAAGCCTTTGAAACTAATTGGATTACAACCTTAGGATCCAACGTAACCGCTTTTGAAAAGGACTTAGCAGATTACGATCAGATAAAATATGCTTTAACTACGAATTCAGGAACCGCCGCATTACATCTAGCACTCTTGGCACTCGGTGTTCAGTCTGGTGACCAAGTATTTTGCCAAAGTTTCACCTTTATTGCTAGTGCTAATCCAGTTAATTACATTGGCGCTCAATTGACTTTCATTGATTCAGAACCAGAATCATGGAACATGTCGCCACAAGCTTTGGATCGGGCATTGCATGACGCTCAAAAAAAGCAACAGTTACCCAAGGCCATTATCGTCGTGCATTTGTTTGGTCAATCCGCAGATATGGAAGCTTTGATAAATGTAGCTGACTCGTATGACGTGCCGATTATAGAGGATGCGGCTGAATCATTGGGCGCCCAATATCACGGACAACCATCAGGAACATACGGTGAAATTGGCTTTCATTCATTCAATGGTAACAAAATGATTACGACCGGTGGTGGTGGCTGTATGGTCACTGACAATGAAGAATATCATGAACGTGCATTGCACCTGGCCACTCAAGCTAAAGAGGCCCGTAACTATTACTACCATACGCAACAAGGATACAACTACCGTATGTCTAATATCGCCGCTGGAATCGGTCGTGGTCAGCTCCAAATGCTGGATCATTACGTTGATCGGTGTTGCAACATTTTTACAACCTATCAGACAGCTCTATCAAGAATACCAGGAATCGCCTTCCAACCAGAACTACCTAATTCTCGTGGAACAAGGTGGCTAACCACATTAACACTTCGTGATCAGGATCCGTGGGTCATCATGAAACACCTGCAACACTACAAAATTGAATCACGGGCACTATGGAAACCACTGCACCAACAACCATTGTTCAAAGGAGTTCCATTCTACGCTCATCATACTAATCAAGACGTTAGCGGCGACCTGTTTACACATGGACTATGTTTACCATCTGGTTCGTCAATGACTACAAATCAACAACAACGGGTTATCGATGTCTTAAACCAATGCCTACGTTAG
- a CDS encoding glycosyltransferase family 2 protein: MTDSPLLSIILPVYNVAPFLKKCIDSLLAQTYPNIELIIINDGSTDASPAICDEYQDQPQVTLIHQDNHGLAYCHRYGLELAHGELITFMDSDDWVDPTMYAELIKAMQDADAEIGACGRYLVTEQDEQVIGTEFTGDPRVIDRVTAMYELLLEHKLDSSICDKVFTRGVLTKTKFPIQCYHDDVAIFYQTVHYATRLVHIGKPYYHYRQRTNSISSMPLSAGKLDLLHFSRQIYQFIRADYPHLANEAAYLYYRNLKNLRALLATQGAADQAVATVLINDFKASASAALRNRHFKIRDRLVILALQTNFYTNLKLATSRLNRRDG, from the coding sequence ATGACTGACAGTCCATTACTTTCAATTATTCTACCGGTTTACAATGTGGCTCCCTTTTTAAAAAAATGTATTGATAGTTTGTTAGCCCAAACGTATCCAAATATTGAATTAATCATCATTAACGATGGCTCGACCGATGCATCCCCTGCAATTTGTGATGAATATCAAGATCAACCACAAGTAACCTTAATTCATCAAGATAACCATGGCCTAGCATACTGTCATCGGTATGGTTTGGAACTAGCACATGGTGAGTTAATCACCTTTATGGATAGTGATGATTGGGTTGATCCAACTATGTATGCAGAATTAATTAAGGCAATGCAAGATGCTGACGCCGAGATTGGAGCTTGTGGTCGTTACTTGGTCACTGAACAAGATGAACAAGTAATTGGGACAGAGTTTACGGGCGATCCACGTGTCATCGACCGCGTCACCGCAATGTATGAGCTACTACTCGAACATAAATTAGACTCTTCAATTTGTGATAAAGTGTTTACACGCGGTGTATTGACAAAAACAAAATTTCCAATTCAGTGCTACCACGATGATGTTGCTATCTTTTATCAAACGGTACACTATGCCACCCGTTTAGTGCATATTGGTAAACCATACTACCACTACCGTCAACGCACTAATAGTATTTCAAGTATGCCGCTATCTGCAGGCAAATTGGATTTACTCCATTTTTCACGCCAAATTTATCAGTTTATTCGTGCTGATTATCCACATTTGGCTAATGAGGCAGCCTACTTATATTATCGTAACTTAAAAAATTTACGGGCACTATTAGCCACCCAAGGAGCTGCCGATCAAGCAGTCGCGACCGTGTTAATTAATGACTTTAAGGCATCAGCTAGTGCTGCATTGCGTAATCGTCACTTTAAAATACGCGATCGGTTGGTTATCTTGGCACTCCAAACTAACTTTTACACTAATCTGAAGCTTGCTACTAGTCGACTGAACCGAAGGGACGGGTAA
- a CDS encoding O-antigen ligase family protein, with product MENSISLTKTNRLPSLQFVLVIITGIGLIQSTVLGGLNFSLADISLVLLALLMLSNADAKLPVVELTFLAVVFLSRTIISLILPSWLSIINPEVFASVLKFGLIIIYFVAGYLIGSRTRAIKLLLKMFVIANLIIGLVGIITICTNTISIVPGLFTSFRYKGLMNDPNYFSMLQIMCLPFIHLFWPHRPVVRGVITLCLVVAAILSGSKSALLVLCLLGIFKLVTGTWKLLKSGRIPQLTIIVLTILILITIGTLITPQLANVVHTLEAVNPSFARISTLFSGDNPLTSNGSDRTSAWKNALSITATMNGLGIGFHDYGIVANQLVGETVIAHNTILQLVVEWGISFTFIFICFMGYQFWRGWRSAQPLVRALTSAMAICIIYSMSISLNNSRIFWIFLAIWFAQIAATKSTTRRMKNENFSNHGNS from the coding sequence ATGGAAAACTCAATTAGCTTAACTAAAACAAATCGGCTGCCCAGCCTCCAGTTTGTCCTAGTCATTATAACTGGGATTGGCCTAATCCAAAGTACTGTTCTTGGTGGGTTAAACTTTTCATTAGCTGATATCAGTTTGGTTTTACTAGCATTGCTTATGCTGAGTAATGCAGATGCTAAATTGCCAGTTGTTGAATTAACATTTTTGGCGGTCGTATTCCTGAGTCGAACCATTATCTCTCTAATCTTACCCTCCTGGCTCTCAATCATTAACCCAGAAGTATTCGCTAGTGTTTTGAAATTTGGTCTCATTATCATTTACTTCGTGGCCGGCTACCTGATCGGTAGTCGAACTCGTGCCATTAAGTTACTGCTTAAAATGTTTGTCATTGCTAATTTGATCATTGGTCTGGTTGGGATAATCACCATTTGCACCAACACCATTAGCATCGTGCCTGGTTTGTTTACTAGTTTTCGTTACAAGGGACTCATGAATGACCCGAATTACTTTTCAATGCTGCAAATCATGTGTCTTCCTTTCATTCACTTGTTTTGGCCCCATCGGCCAGTTGTTAGAGGTGTTATAACGCTCTGCCTGGTTGTTGCGGCGATCCTTTCAGGCTCAAAGTCCGCCTTACTAGTACTGTGCTTATTAGGGATATTCAAGCTAGTAACCGGAACATGGAAGCTACTTAAAAGTGGCCGTATACCGCAACTGACAATCATCGTTTTAACCATCCTGATTTTAATCACCATTGGGACCCTGATTACACCTCAACTGGCCAATGTTGTTCACACACTGGAAGCTGTCAACCCATCCTTTGCTCGTATCAGCACCCTCTTTTCTGGCGACAATCCATTGACCTCAAACGGATCTGATCGTACCTCGGCCTGGAAAAATGCACTTTCAATCACGGCCACCATGAACGGACTAGGAATCGGTTTTCACGATTATGGAATTGTAGCTAACCAATTAGTCGGCGAAACAGTCATCGCCCACAACACCATCTTGCAATTAGTAGTTGAATGGGGCATTAGCTTTACGTTCATCTTCATTTGCTTCATGGGCTACCAATTCTGGCGCGGTTGGCGTTCAGCACAGCCATTAGTCAGAGCGCTCACAAGTGCAATGGCCATCTGTATTATTTACTCAATGTCAATTTCGCTTAACAATTCACGTATTTTTTGGATTTTCTTAGCTATCTGGTTTGCACAGATTGCTGCGACCAAGTCAACAACAAGGAGAATGAAAAATGAAAATTTCAGTAATCATGGGAACTCATAA